In a single window of the Raphanus sativus cultivar WK10039 chromosome 9, ASM80110v3, whole genome shotgun sequence genome:
- the LOC108828505 gene encoding uncharacterized protein LOC108828505, whose product MSLHHHYLLLLLLLLVSLTPSLLQASVHEYRSERFMSKGNAFVFHGGSEGIYSSSPSDSDSLSSFIRFEKITFRRPEEVSNTSSLPIHAVVFEVEDRENIGGSAYGGQRAVCCTSDLAKLGVCSHGEIIHHPSLKDSSWPQVFGVSFVESELSATLPTRSVQIPRTGMYNLYFIHCDPGLKDLSVEGKTIWKNPGGYLPGRMAPLMYFYGFMSLAFVLLAVFWFSQCARFWREVLPLQNCVTLVITLGMCEMALWYFDYAEFNETGVRPTVITVWAVTFGCIKRTCARVIILMVSMGYGVVRPTLGGFTSKVIMLGVTFFAASETLELLENVGAVSDFSGKARLFLVLPVAVLDAFFIIWIFKSLSATFKKLQTRRLLVKLDVYRKFTNALAVAILVSVGWICYELYFKSKDVYNEHWQNAWIIPAFWQLLSFSLLIVICSLWAPSQNSTRYAFSGSSGDSSGEFEKDDYTLTLIKPSPVPSHEVKSHSEASSLQADEEEPDLEEDKRE is encoded by the exons ATGTCGCTCCATcatcattatcttcttcttcttcttctgctactAGTATCCCTGACCCCTTCTCTGCTCCAAGCTTCGGTGCATGAGTACCGCAGCGAGAGATTCATGTCCAAAGGCAACGCCTTTGTCTTCCACGGCGGCAGCGAAGGCATCTACTCCTCTTCTCCCTCCGACTCCGATTCCCTCTCCTCCTTTATCCG TTTCGAGAAGATCACATTCCGGAGACCTGAGGAAGTTTCCAACACCTCTTCATTACCTATCCACGCCGTCGTTTTCGAGGTGGAAGACAGGGAGAACATCGGAGGATCAGCTTACGGTGGGCAGAGAGCTGTCTGCTGCACATCTGACTTGGCTAAACTCGGTGTCTGCTCCCATGGAGAGATCATTCACCACCCTTCCCTTAAAGACTCCTCCTGGCCTCAAGTCTTTGGTGTTTCCTTTGTCGAGAGCGAGTTGTCTGCTACTCTGCCGACGAGGTCGGTTCAGATCCCTAGGACAGGAATGTACAACCTCTACTTCATCCACTGCGACCCTGGTCTCAAGGATTTGAGTGTTGAAGGTAAAACCATCTGGAAAAACCCTGGAGGGTACTTACCAGGTAGAATGGCTCCGTTGATGTACTTCTACGGGTTCATGTCCCTCGCCTTTGTCCTTCTCGCCGTCTTCTGGTTCTCCCAGTGCGCTAGGTTCTGGAGAGAAGTGCTCCCCTTACAGAACTGTGTTACTCTGGTGATAACCTTAGGGATGTGCGAGATGGCGCTTTGGTATTTCGACTACGCCGAGTTCAACGAGACAGGGGTGAGACCGACGGTGATCACTGTATGGGCGGTGACCTTTGGTTGTATCAAACGCACGTGCGCTCGTGTTATCATCCTGATGGTTTCGATGGGGTACGGTGTCGTGAGGCCCACGCTCGGTGGGTTTACGTCGAAGGTGATCATGCTCGGTGTCACTTTCTTCGCTGCTTCCGAGACTCTTGAGCTGTTGGAGAATGTTGGTGCTGTGAGTGACTTCTCAGGGAAGGCTAGACTGTTTTTAGTTCTCCCCGTCGCGGTGTTGGATGCTTTCTTCATCATATGGATATTCAAGTCGCTCTCCGCTACTTTCAAGAAGCTTCAGACGAGAAGGTTGTTGGTGAAGTTGGATGTGTACAGAAAGTTCACTAATGCTTTGGCTGTAGCTATCTTGGTTTCCGTCGGTTGGATTTGCTACGAG CTTTACTTCAAGTCTAAGGATGTTTACAATGAGCATTGGCAAAACGCTTGGATCATCCCTGCCTTTTGGCAGCTTCTCTCCTTCTCGCTCCTGATTGTTATCTGTTCTCTCTGGGCTCCATCTCAGAACTCGACGAG GTATGCATTCTCAGGATCGTCTGGTGATTCAAGCGGGGAGTTTGAGAAGGATGATTACACACTAACCCTCATTAAACCATCTCCGGTTCCTTCTCACGAAGTCAAGAGCCACTCAGAAGCCAGCTCTTTGCAAGCTGACGAGGAAGAACCAGATTTGGAGGAAGACAAGAGGGAGTGA
- the LOC108827761 gene encoding protein TIFY 11B isoform X2, which produces MSTGKAPEKSNFNRRCSLLSRYLKEKGSFGNIDIGLARNSDPGLAGKSDLRAQQNAIKKADISETRPFKLTQKQLSVGETSISSRGKAIDVVDLSEPRNVPEEPKTSQLTIFFGSKVIVYNEFPEDKAKEIIEAAKEANPVAVESKNIQNHMNLDMNINNKSNVVIPDLNEPTSSGNNDDHQTKEQHQVVERIARRASLHRFFSKRKDR; this is translated from the exons ATGTCGACCGGAAAAGCGCCGGAGAAGTCCAACTTTAACCGGAGATGTAGTCTGCTCAGTCGGTACTTGAAGGAGAAGGGAAGTTTTGGGAATATAGATATAGGCCTGGCTCGAAACTCCGATCCTGGGTTAGCCGGAAAATCTGATCTTAGAG CTCAACAAAATGCAATAAAGAAGGCAGACATTTCTGAAACTAGACCCTTCAAGTTGACTCAGAAGCAGCTTTCAGTAGGTGAAACCTCTATTTCTTCCAGAGGCAAAGCCATAGATGTCGTCGATCTAAG TGAACCGAGAAACGTACCGGAGGAGCCTAAAACTTCCCAGTTGACCATATTTTTCGGCAGTAAAGTTATAGTTTACAACGAGTTTCCTGAAGACAAAGCCAAGGAGATAATAGAAGCAGCCAAAGAAGCAAACCCAGTTGCTGTTGAGTCAAAGAACATTCAGAACCACATGAATCTTGATATGAACATTAACAACAAAAGCAACGTTGTGATTCCTGACCTGAATGAACCAACGAGTTCCGGTAACAACGATGATCATCAAACAAAAGAGCAACATCAAGTCGTGGAACGCATTGCAAGAAGAGCCTCTCTTCATCGGTTCTTTTCCAAACGAAAAGACAGGTAA
- the LOC108827761 gene encoding protein TIFY 11B isoform X1, with protein MSTGKAPEKSNFNRRCSLLSRYLKEKGSFGNIDIGLARNSDPGLAGKSDLRAQQNAIKKADISETRPFKLTQKQLSVGETSISSRGKAIDVVDLSEPRNVPEEPKTSQLTIFFGSKVIVYNEFPEDKAKEIIEAAKEANPVAVESKNIQNHMNLDMNINNKSNVVIPDLNEPTSSGNNDDHQTKEQHQVVERIARRASLHRFFSKRKDRAVARAPYQVNQNGGHLPPKPQMVGPSVEPGQSSRQPATPSKPQRHNYVSMEVDEEGRCSKDLELKL; from the exons ATGTCGACCGGAAAAGCGCCGGAGAAGTCCAACTTTAACCGGAGATGTAGTCTGCTCAGTCGGTACTTGAAGGAGAAGGGAAGTTTTGGGAATATAGATATAGGCCTGGCTCGAAACTCCGATCCTGGGTTAGCCGGAAAATCTGATCTTAGAG CTCAACAAAATGCAATAAAGAAGGCAGACATTTCTGAAACTAGACCCTTCAAGTTGACTCAGAAGCAGCTTTCAGTAGGTGAAACCTCTATTTCTTCCAGAGGCAAAGCCATAGATGTCGTCGATCTAAG TGAACCGAGAAACGTACCGGAGGAGCCTAAAACTTCCCAGTTGACCATATTTTTCGGCAGTAAAGTTATAGTTTACAACGAGTTTCCTGAAGACAAAGCCAAGGAGATAATAGAAGCAGCCAAAGAAGCAAACCCAGTTGCTGTTGAGTCAAAGAACATTCAGAACCACATGAATCTTGATATGAACATTAACAACAAAAGCAACGTTGTGATTCCTGACCTGAATGAACCAACGAGTTCCGGTAACAACGATGATCATCAAACAAAAGAGCAACATCAAGTCGTGGAACGCATTGCAAGAAGAGCCTCTCTTCATCGGTTCTTTTCCAAACGAAAAGACAG GGCTGTAGCTAGAGCTCCATATCAAGTGAACCAAAACGGTGGTCATCTTCCTCCCAAGCCACAAATGGTCGGTCCATCGGTAGAGCCAGGACAATCCTCGCGACAGCCTGCGACACCCTCAAAACCACAGAGACATAACTATGTGTCGATGGAAGTGGACGAAGAAGGACGGTGTTCAAAAGATCTCGAACTCAAGCTT
- the LOC108826689 gene encoding protein LAZY 4 → MKFFGWMQNKLHGKQGNTHRPSISSASSHQPREEFSDWPHGLLAIGTFGSVTKEHTPIEAVQEEKPSNVHVEGQAKDRDQDLSSSGDLEDFTPEEVGKLQKELTKLLSRKKRKSDVNRELANLPLDRFLNCPSSLEVDRRISNALSGGGGDYDENEEDIERTISVILGKCKAISTDSSSKKKKSKRDLSKTSVSYLLKKMFVCTEGFSPLPNPSLRDTFQESRMEKLLRVMLLKKINAQASPKETPMKKYVQDKQQLSLKNKEEEGRNSSDGCKWVKTDSDFIVLEI, encoded by the exons ATGAAG TTCTTCGGATGGATGCAGAACAAGCTACATGGAAAACAAGGGAACACTCATAGACCAAGCatatcttctgcttcttctc ATCAACCACGAGAGGAGTTCAGCGACTGGCCTCATGGACTACTTGCGATTGGAACGTTCGGTAGTGTGACCAAAGAGCACACACCAATAGAGGCTGTTCAAGAAGAGAAGCCCTCTAACGTGCACGTGGAAGGTCAAGCGAAAGATAGAGATCAAGACCTTTCTTCCTCCGGTGATCTAGAAGATTTCACTCCCGAGGAAGTTGGGAAGCTGCAAAAGGAGCTGACGAAGCTCTTGtcaagaaagaaaaggaagTCAGATGTGAACAGAGAACTTGCTAATCTTCCTTTGGATAGATTCTTGAATTGTCCTTCGAGTCTTGAAGTCGATAGACGGATCAGCAACGCTCTttctggtggtggtggagattaTGATGAGAACGAAGAAGACATTGAGCGTACGATTAGTGTTATCTTGGGAAAATGCAAAGCTATCTCTACAGATAGTAgcagtaagaagaagaagagtaagaGAGATTTGAGCAAGACCTCTGTTTCTTATCTACTCAAGAAGATGTTTGTCTGTACAGAAGGGTTTTCTCCCCTTCCCAACCCTAGCTTGAGGGACACGTTTCAAGAATCAAGAATGGAAAAG CTACTGAGGGTGATGCTACTCAAGAAGATTAATGCTCAAGCATCGCCGAAGGAAACACCAATGAAGAAATACGTGCAAGATAAGCAACAACTTTCATTAAAGaataaggaagaagaaggacgaaATAGTAGCGATGGGTGTAAATGGGTCAAAACAGATTCTGATT TCATTGTTCTTGAGATCTGA